The Methylocystis sp. ATCC 49242 region CCAAGGCCGAAGCGGCGAAGGCCGAGAAAGCCGCGAGAGCCGAACGCCTTGCCAAATCCGCGCCGGCGCCGCGCGTCGAGGAGAAGGCCGCGACCGTCTCGGAGCCGGTCGTCGCCAAGTCTGCCGAGAAGCAGGAGACGAAGACGGCGGCCGTCGAGAAGCCGGCCGAACCGGCCGCCTCCAAAACGGTCGACAAGACCACGACCGCCTCCATCCCGCCAGCCGCCGCGGCGGCCCCGGCTCCGGCCGCGCCGGCGCAGGACCAGAAGACCGTCGCCTCCGACGATGGTCGCCCGGAGTTCCGCTGGCCGGCGCGCGGCCGCATCATTCAGGGCTTCTCGTCGGGCGGCAATGACGGGATCAACATCGCGGTGCCGGAGGGCACGCAGGTGAAGGCTGCGGAGGGCGGCGTCGTCGCCTACGCCGGTAGCGAGCTGAAGGGCTATGGCAATCTGGTGCTGATCCGCCACCCCAACGGCTTCGTCTCCGCCTATGCCCACAATGGCGAGCTGGAAGTGAAGCGCGGCGATCAGGTGAAGCGCGGACAGACCATCGCCAAGTCCGGCCAGTCCGGCAATGTCGGCTCCCCGCAGCTGCACTTCGAGCTGCGCAAGGGTTCGACGCCGGTCGATCCGACGAGCTATCTCGCGGGTCTCTGACAGACGGAATATCTCCGGCGTTCGCGAGACACTTACGCCGGAGAACAGCGGCGGCGGGTCCAAAGAAAGGCCCGCCGCCCGTTTTCTTTTCAGCGGCGCATTCTTTGGCGCGGGTGGAAGGCGCAATCAGGAAAGCCATTCGCGCGCGCTCTTCAAAATCCTTGTCACCGTTTCGTGTTTCACTTTCCGCTGCATCGAGATCGCGTAATAGCGCTCGGTGACTTCCTCTATTTCGCCAATGAAGACGAGCCCATACTGGCGCTCGATTTCGGCGCGCACGGATTTGGGCGCGATGATCAGTCCGGCGCCGCCAGATGCGAAGGTCTTCAGCAGGGCGCTGTCTTCGACTTCCGCTTTCACTCTCGGCTCGATCGCAAGGTCTTCGAACCATTTGTCCAGCGCACGACGCACCTCGGTGTTCGTGGTTTGCAGTAGCAGGGGCGCGCCTCTCAAGGACCAAGGAAAATCCTCGCGATATTGCGCGGCAAGCGCTTTTGCGCCGAAGACCGCGACGGTCGACTCTCCGATGACGTGGTTATAGACGCGCGCGCCGCCAGCGTTGGTGGCCGGCGCGTCCG contains the following coding sequences:
- a CDS encoding LysR family transcriptional regulator, producing the protein MDRLNYQHLFYFWHVAREGGVTRACEKLRLAQPTISGQLAVFEKSIGSPLFRKEGRKLVLTETGRTVFNYAEEIFTLGQELSNTLKGTVGVRGQRLSVGVVNALPKLVVYRLLAPALHLNEPTQIVCYEDKRDRLLAELTLHGVDLVLSDAPATNAGGARVYNHVIGESTVAVFGAKALAAQYREDFPWSLRGAPLLLQTTNTEVRRALDKWFEDLAIEPRVKAEVEDSALLKTFASGGAGLIIAPKSVRAEIERQYGLVFIGEIEEVTERYYAISMQRKVKHETVTRILKSAREWLS